From a single Arachis hypogaea cultivar Tifrunner chromosome 3, arahy.Tifrunner.gnm2.J5K5, whole genome shotgun sequence genomic region:
- the LOC112791334 gene encoding peptide methionine sulfoxide reductase B5, with protein MNKIMSFNNILRTTPLSLSSSNTKPIISHLLHSPPTSLFRLLPSKTVTPAVSFHQQQRRRLRGGVVAMASHAPGSVQKSEEEWRAILSPEQFRILRQKGTEYPGTGEYDKFFGEGVYNCAGCGTPLYKSTTKFNSGCGWPAFFEGLPGAINRTPDPDGRRIEITCAACGGHLGHVFKGEGFPTPTDERHCVNSISLKFVPANS; from the exons ATGAACAAGATCATGAGCTTCAACAATATTCTTAGAACCacacctctctctctttcttcttccaaCACCAAACCAATTATCTCCCACCTCCTTCATTCTCCTCCCACCTCTCTCTTCAGACTTCTCCCATCCAAAACCGTTACTCCTGCCGTTTCATTTCACCAGCAACAGAGGCGCCGTTTGCGTGGTGGGGTTGTTGCCATGGCTTCACATGCGCCTGGGTCGGTccagaaatccgaagaagagTGGCGCGCCATTCTCTCCCCTGAACAGTTTCGGATCCTCAGGCAAAAGGGCACCGA GTATCCTGGAACAGGAGAATATGACAAGTTCTTTGGCGAGGGAGTGTACAACTGCGCAGGTTGCGGGACTCCTCTCTACAAATCCACTACAAAATTCAATTCTGGTTGCGGCTGGCCAGCTTTCTTTGAGGGCCTTCCTGGAGCCATAAACCGCACT CCGGATCCTGATGGAAGGAGGATTGAAATAACATGCGCTGCTTGTGGAGGACATCTAGGTCACGTCTTTAAAGGCGAAGGATTTCCAACACCCACCGACGAACGCCATTGTGTCAACAGCATTTCACTGAAGTTTGTGCCTGCTAATTCTTAG
- the LOC112791333 gene encoding K(+) efflux antiporter 3, chloroplastic encodes MLESLAYCQSFKGYDLTKQKSPGCSHGLSRICRSSVFMFYSVSKQVTPQPRCASHGIVNRSSFSEGFFNSKPLSVPLFSGSKGFYSFKYSPSRWQRLQTNVAYDVAGAVEVINDLGLDTLTFLAVTVLIVPTLKSVKTSPILGFFFAGVVLNQFGLIRNLTDVKILSEWGILFLLFEMGLELSLARLKALAKYAFGMGLAQVVLCTLAFTAFELPPNGAVGTKILEFLFHSRPDLVNIRSIDEAVVIGAALSLSSSAFVLQLLAEKGELPTRFGSATLGILLLQDLAVVPLLVILPILETQNMSEESLWPMLAQESLKALGGLGLLSLGAKYILRRVFEVVADSRSSEAFVALCLLTVAGISLGTQNLGFSDTLGAFLAGAILAETNFRTQIEADIRPFRGLLLGLFFVTTGTSIDMQLLFREWPNVLSLLAGLITIKTLIITAIGPRVGLTLQESVRIGLLLSQGGEFGFVVFSLANRLGVLPLELNKLLIIVVVLSMALTPFLNEAGRRAASFIEEKSNTENKASEKVNYNVSEPVVILGFGQMGQVLANFLGSPFASGVDSVSVGWPYVVFDLNPTVVKEAQKLGFPILYGDGSRPAVLQSAGISSPKAIMIMYTGKKRTIEAVQRLRLSFPAIPIYARAQDLKHHLDLKKAGATDAIMENAETSLQLGSKLLKGLGVMSDDVVFLSQLIRDSMELQAQEAVGLSDRDLDIMKPLQVRVSDLMEARVPTASPEHEPSEMHLKDQASLGTIQDEVVAEEQDYELRQAVNSQGNGALNGKQGTEDQISMVGSKDAMVDTSSIPSHNAMEEP; translated from the exons ATGTTGGAATCTCTAGCTTATTGCCAAAGCTTTAAG GGATATGACCTTACTAAGCAGAAGAGTCCAGGATGTTCTCATGGTCTTTCACGCATATGTAGAAGTTCTGTGTTCATGTTTTATTCAGTCAGCAAGCAAGTCACGCCGCAACCACGCTGTGCTAGTCATGGGATAGTTAACAGGAGTTCTTTCTCAGAAGGTTTCTTTAACAGCAAGCCTCTCTCTGTACCATTGTTTTCCGGAAGTAAAGGATTCTATTCATTTAAGTATAGTCCATCGCGTTGGCAAAGACTGCAGACAAATGTAGCATATGATGTTGCTGGTGCTGTTGAAGTCATCAACGATTTAGGATTGGATACTCTTACTTTCTTGGCTGTGACTGTCTTAATTGTACCCACACTCAAATCAGTTAAAACCAGTCCT ATACTTGGTTTCTTCTTTGCTGGGGTGGTACTCAATCAGTTTGGTTTAATTAGAAACCTTACAGATGTTAAAATTTTGTCTGAATGGGGGATTCTTTTCTTG CTATTTGAGATGGGTTTAGAGCTTTCACTTGCACGTCTTAAAGCTCTTGCAAAATATGCCTTTGGGATGGGATTGGCTCAG GTTGTACTATGTACTTTAGCATTTACTGCTTTTGAACTTCCACCAAATGGAGCTGTTGGAACGAAAATTTTGGAATTCCTTTTCCACTCAAGGCCTGATCTA GTGAACATCAGAAGCATTGATGAAGCTGTAGTGATTGGTGCTgctctttctttatcatcatcTGCTTTTGTTCTTCAG CTCCTTGCTGAGAAAGGTGAGCTTCCCACAAGATTTGGTTCGGCAACTCTGGGAATACTTCTTTTGCAG GACTTAGCTGTTGTTCCTCTTTTAGTCATTCTTCCAATACTAGAGACCCAG AATATGTCTGAGGAAAGTCTTTGGCCCATGCTTGCTCAAGAAAGTTTAAAGGCATTAGGTGGATTGGGTCTGCTTTCTCTTGGGGCAAAGTACATTCTCAGAAGAGTTTTCGAG GTTGTTGCCGATTCAAGGAGCTCAGAGGCTTTTGTTGCTCTTTGCTTGCTGACCGTTGCTGGGATTTCACTAGGCACACAGAATTTGGGCTTCAGTGATACG CTTGGAGCATTTTTGGCTGGAGCAATCTTAGCTGAGACAAATTTCAGAACCCAGATTGAAGCAGATATAAGACCATTTAGAGGCTTGCTTCTTGGGTTATTTTTCGTAACTACGGGAACTTCAATTGACATGCAG ctCCTTTTTCGAGAGTGGCCAAATGTACTTTCACTGTTGGCAGGTTTAATTACTATCAAGACACTGATCATAACGGCGATTGGTCCTCGTGTCGGACTTACTTTACAAGAAAGTGTGAGAATAGGGTTGTTGCTCTCCCAAGGAGGTGAATTTGGATTTGTAGTTTTCTCTTTAGCAAATAG GCTTGGGGTGCTTCCGCTTGAGCTTAACAAGCTGCTCATAATTGTTGTTGTATTGTCAATGGCATTAACCCCATTTCTGAATGAGGCTGGAAGAAGGGCTGCTAGTTTTATTGAAGAAAAATCTAATACTGAGAAT AAAGCTTCTGAGAAGGTTAACTACAATGTCAGTGAACCTGTTGTTATCCTTGGATTTGGACAAATGGGTCAG GTCCTTGCGAATTTCCTGGGCAGTCCATTTGCTTCAGGAGTAGACAGTGTTTCAGTAGGATGGCCTTATGTGGTTTTTGATCTTAACCCGACAGTAGTAAAG GAAGCTCAGAAACTTGGTTTTCCTATTCTTTATGGAGACGGATCACGTCCAGCTGTTCTTCAATCTGCTGGTATCTCTTCTCCTAAAGCTATCATGATTATGTACACTGGCAAGAAGAGGACAATTGAAGCTGTTCAAAGGTTGCGATTGTCTTTTCCCGCG ATTCCAATATATGCAAGAGCTCAAGATCTCAAGCATCATTTAGATTTGAAGAAAGCTGGTGCAACAGATGCCATTATGGAAAATGCAGAG ACTAGCTTACAGCTGGGTTCCAAGCTTCTAAAAGGCCTTGGTGTGATGTCTGATGATGTAGTATTCCTAAGCCAGCTTATTAGGGATTCCATGGAGCTACAAGCTCAAGAAGCAGTTGGTTTATCCGATCGAGACCTAGATATTATGAAACCGCTACAG GTGAGAGTTTCTGACTTGATGGAGGCACGCGTACCAACAGCTTCACCGGAACATGAACCATCAGAAATGCACCTGAAAGATCAAGCTTCATTGGGTACAATTCAAGATGAAGTGGTTGCTGAAGAACAAGATTATGAGCTAAGACAAGCTGTGAATTCACAAGGAAATGGTGCTCTAAATGGGAAACAAGGCACTGAAGATCAAATCTCAATGGTTGGTTCAAAAGATGCAATGGTGGACACATCATCAATCCCTTCCCACAATGCCATGGAGGAACCCTAA
- the LOC112791335 gene encoding probable sphingolipid transporter spinster homolog 2, whose amino-acid sequence MMASHEHEAKAEPPPSSSSSSSNTAEAKTETRPSVETDMSTNSTTIPSTSWLTPKMLLAMFCVMSLINYLDRGAIASNGVNGSRGTCTNGTCSSGTGIQGDFNLSNFEDGVLSSTFMVGLLVASPIFASLAKSVNPFRLIGVGLSIWTIAALGCGFSFNFWSIAVCRMLVGVGEASFISLAAPFIDDSAPPAQKTRWLAIFYMCIPAGYAIGYVYGGLVGNHFGWRCAFWVEAALMLPFAILGFTLKPLQMKGMAPGGSTKVLAADTVVPGVQDVEASNSKDESVSSSAEVGDKISHEPSKSKSGTPAISDQFSQFFQDMKELLLDKIFVVTVLGYIAYNFVIGAYSYWGPKAGYSIYHMTNADMIFGGITVVCGILGTLAGGFALDFMTNSLSNAFKLLSLTTLVGGAFCFGAFLFRSQYGFLTLFAIGELLVFATQGPVNYVCLHCVKPSLRPLSMAMSTVAIHIFGDVPSSPLVGVLQDRINNWRTTALILSTIFFPAAAIWFVGIFMHSVDRYNEDSEPQSQLQPQPQSQPQPSMDERKNTTPTPLPEEKTGETPLPTPSVEEKSGESPLPTPSVGEEKTGEKPLPETPLPTPSVEEKSGETPPPPKPQ is encoded by the exons ATGATGGCGTCACATGAACATGAAGCAAAGGCTGAAcctccaccttcttcttcttcttcttcttctaacacTGCTGAGGCCAAAACGGAGACAAGGCCTTCCGTGGAAACAGACATGTCAACAAATTCGACCACCATTCCTTCAACTTCATGGTTGACACCAaagat GTTACTTGCTATGTTTTGTGTTATGAGTTTGATAAACTATTTGGATCGAGGAGCAATAGCAAGCAATGGTGTTAATGGAAGCAGAGGAACTTGCACCAATGGTACCTGCTCTTCTGGAACTGGAATACA AGGGGATTTCAACTTGAGCAATTTCGAGGATGGAGTTTTATCATCAACTTTTATGGTAGGACTACTCGTAGCCTCTCCAATATTTGCATCTCTAGCAAAAAG TGTGAATCCATTTAGACTTATTGGAGTTGGATTGTCAATTTGGACTATTGCTGCCTTAGGATgtggtttttcttttaatttctggtCCATTGCAGTCTGTCGCAT GTTGGTTGGTGTTGGTGAAGCTTCATTTATAAGTCTTGCAGCACCTTTCATTGATGACAGTGCCCCACCTGCTCAG AAAACAAGGTGGCTTGCAATATTTTACATGTGTATACCAGCAGGATATGCAATTGGGTATGTCTATGGTGGTTTG GTTGGAAATCATTTTGGTTGGCGTTGTGCCTTTTGGGTGGAGGCTGCTTTAATGCTTCCATTTGCTATATTGGGGTTCACTTTGAAACCTTTGCAAATGAAAG GTATGGCTCCGGGTGGTTCAACAAAGGTGCTGGCCGCTGACACAGTTGTGCCAGGAGTTCAAG ATGTGGAGGCTTCAAATAGCAAAGATGAGTCGGTGTCCTCGAGTGCAGAGGTTGGAGATAAAATCTCACATGAACCTTCCAA GTCAAAATCTGGAACCCCCGCAATATCAGATCAGTTCTCACAATTTTTTCAAGATATGAAAGAACTTTTGCTTGATAAGATTTTTGTCGTCACTGTTCTAG GTTACATAGCATACAACTTTGTTATAGGTGCTTACTCATATTGGGGCCCGAAAGCTGGTTATAGCATATATCATATG ACTAATGCAGATATGATCTTTGGAGGAATCACAGTTGTATGTGGAATATTGGGCACATTAGCAGGAGGCTTTGCTCTTGATTTCATGACTAACTCCCTATCAAATGCATTTAAG CTTCTCTCGCTGACAACATTGGTTGGTGGAGCATTTTGCTTTGGTGCCTTCTTATTCAGAAGCCAGTATGGCTTCCTCACGCTTTTCGCTATTGGTGAACTTCTTGTTTTTGCAACTCAG GGTCCTGTGAATTATGTATGTCTCCATTGTGTCAAACCAAGCTTGAGGCCCTTATCTATGGCAATGTCCACTGTTGCCATACATATCTTCGGCGATGTACCTTCCTCGCCTCTCGTTGGAGTTCTCCAG GATCGTATCAACAACTGGAGAACGACCGCATTGATTCTATCAACTATATTCTTTCCAGCAGCTGCTATATGGTTTGTAG GAATATTTATGCATAGTGTGGATAGGTATAATGAAGATAGTGAACCTCAATCTCAGCTTCAGCCTCAACCTCAGTCTCAGCCTCAGCCATCAATGGATGAAAGGAAAAACACCACGCCGACGCCATTGCCTGAAGAGAAAACTGGAGAAACACCACTTCCGACACCATCAGTTGAAGAGAAGAGTGGAGAATCACCACTTCCTACACCATCagtaggagaagagaaaactggaGAAAAACCACTTCCTGAAACACCACTTCCTACACCATCAGTTGAAGAGAAAAGTGGAGAAACACCACCTCCTCCTAAACCCCAATGA